The sequence TGCTGGTGGATGACGCGCGCGGCCTGCTCTACTGCTACGTGCCCAAGGTGGCCTGCACCAACTGGAAGCGCGTGCTGCTAGCGCTGAGCGGCCGCGGCCCCAGCGACCCGCGCGCCATCCCCGCGCCCGAGGCGCACGCGCCCGGCCTCCTGCCCTCGCTGGCCGACTTCAGCCCGGCCGAGGTCAACCGGCGTCTGCGCGCCTACCTGGCCTTCCTCTTCGTGCGTGAGCCCTTCGAGCGCCTGGCCTCGGCCTACCGCAACAAGCTGCAGCGGCCCTGGGGCGCCGCCTTCCAGCGCCGCTTTGGCACCGACATCGTGCGGCGCCTGCGGCCGCGCCCAAGCCCAGACGCGCTGGCCCGCGGCCACGACGTGCGCTTCTCCGAGTTCCTGGCCTACCTGCTGGACCCGCGCACGCGCCGCGACGGGCCCCTGAACGAGCACTGGGAGCGCGCCCACGCGCTCTGCCACCCGTGCCGCCTGCGCTACGATGTGGTGGGCAAGTTCGAGACGCTGGCCGAGGACGCGGCCTTCGTGCTGGGCCTCGCGGGCGCACCCGGCCTGCGCTTCCCGGAGCCGCCGCCAGGGGCCAGGGCCGCCGCGCGCGACCGGGCCGAGCGCCTTTTCCGCGACATCAGCCCCTTCTACCAGCGGCGCCTCTTCGGCCTCTACAAGATGGACTTCCTGCTCTTCAACTACTCCGTCCCCTCCTACCTGCGGCTGCGCTAGCCCGCGGCCCGGGGTGCGCGGCGAGACGCTTGCGCTCGCCCCCTTGGGCGGACCGCGTCGTCGCACAGCCCGCCTCGCCTCCGGGGGCTGGACCCCTGGGTGCCTGACGCTGGCCTCGTCGAAGCGCCCGGGCCGGCGGGTGCGTCCCCAGGACCCCGGAGGACGGAATAATAGGCTTTTAGGCTGCGAGCGCCTGTGTCCTGTCGTCTGTCCTGAACCTAACCGTGGCACAAGATTAGAATGCTGGCTCCGCGCTGGCCCCTGACCCCTGGGGCCCTCCCCACCTCACCTGCCCTGGTCACTGTGCCGGGCCAAGGAGAGAAGGCCCGCCCCCAACAGACCCAGGGCCGGCTGGCCTCGCCTCGGCCTCAGCGGGCCACCTGGGCGCCCTGAGGACCCTGCCACCCGGTGCGCCCCCGGGGGCCCTGTTCTGGCCCCTTCTTGGCCTCAGTCCAGCCAGATGCTCGGTGGTCCACCGTCAACAGAGCCGCCCGGTAGGCAATATAGGAGCAGACTAACCAGGACCGTGGTGAGCGGGAGCTCATGTGTTTGAAATAAATGCGTTTTGTTACTTTGTGAAAAACGGGTTTGTGTCTCCTTTTGCCATTTGTTCTGGGGTCTGAGGTGGTCTGGTCTTGAGCCTAGATCACCTTCCTAGCAGGGAGTGGGGGCAAGGTTGCAGCGCGGACAAA is a genomic window of Cervus canadensis isolate Bull #8, Minnesota chromosome 22, ASM1932006v1, whole genome shotgun sequence containing:
- the CHST13 gene encoding carbohydrate sulfotransferase 13, whose translation is MTRRCGRRRALAAACLGAALLLLGAAPRALRPAFESSAVGTSWFGGKGRSPLQMLYDLDQGPRSALAEVHRQRRELLRRACSRHTRRQHLLRPEDLRHVLVDDARGLLYCYVPKVACTNWKRVLLALSGRGPSDPRAIPAPEAHAPGLLPSLADFSPAEVNRRLRAYLAFLFVREPFERLASAYRNKLQRPWGAAFQRRFGTDIVRRLRPRPSPDALARGHDVRFSEFLAYLLDPRTRRDGPLNEHWERAHALCHPCRLRYDVVGKFETLAEDAAFVLGLAGAPGLRFPEPPPGARAAARDRAERLFRDISPFYQRRLFGLYKMDFLLFNYSVPSYLRLR